From one Gammaproteobacteria bacterium genomic stretch:
- a CDS encoding diguanylate cyclase translates to MAYKYNSSIEQKKLPITRSVSLLMAVLLLLSGLLLSALVYQQHQIFLAHQQEMSHRALQNSSEQIDLYLQRERQLAALFAEAWQDDLHRWAKVSGNQAKKAPFWPDLQRIMPGVKNFTLADRQGQLSLSDPEGVVGASCQRDIRYYARYQMPNEIFVHHNQQGDHVDVVTRLPPLADSITRYFFVSLNLSALTDILRRSQPLHHQLLLQRRDNGTLELNAEGLTDTVNSNFSTFSSMPLAVAGTRWQLLDRVDDDFIAQNIWRGAWLVLSSLLLLIVPVLGLLWLVAREERRRLGVEQSLADSHRRLEQRVRARTAELSFMTAHDPLTQLLNRRELEWRLEQTLREVYAKKSECVLCVVGVDRFKVVNETAGHSAGDQLLKFLAQHLSQEQHDGDTLARLGGDEFALIFQNCSASLAVKQAAQLCQGIRELPFAYQGHIFDISVSAGLVLINAYSNDKTSLLSQADRACYIAKQQGRNQVYFFDPAEDKHRGRSTLMRRSQDLATALTTGNLELYCQPLLSLQEGGGPPRYEALIRMHAEDGSLILPDEFIPAAERFGRMSELDFWVTENALQAMQEGKIPFCLGVNLSAQTLANPVNVTLFGDLLKRYGGVLNASVLRSQKVRR, encoded by the coding sequence ATGGCATATAAATATAATTCTTCTATTGAGCAGAAAAAACTCCCCATTACGCGTTCTGTGAGTTTGTTGATGGCGGTGTTGCTGCTGTTGAGTGGTTTGTTGTTGAGCGCACTGGTCTACCAACAGCACCAAATCTTTCTAGCGCATCAGCAGGAGATGTCTCACCGAGCGTTGCAGAACAGCAGTGAACAGATTGATCTCTATTTGCAGCGGGAACGGCAGTTGGCAGCTCTGTTTGCCGAGGCGTGGCAAGACGATCTGCACCGCTGGGCTAAAGTGTCGGGCAATCAGGCGAAAAAAGCGCCTTTTTGGCCTGATTTGCAGCGCATTATGCCAGGGGTGAAAAACTTTACGTTGGCCGATAGACAGGGGCAGTTGAGTTTGTCTGATCCAGAAGGTGTGGTCGGTGCTTCGTGCCAGCGAGACATTCGTTATTACGCCCGTTATCAGATGCCCAATGAAATTTTTGTGCATCACAATCAGCAGGGCGATCATGTGGATGTGGTGACTCGTTTGCCACCACTGGCGGATTCCATAACACGTTATTTTTTTGTCAGTCTGAATTTGAGTGCATTAACGGATATTCTCAGGCGCAGTCAGCCGTTGCACCATCAGTTGCTGTTGCAGCGGCGTGATAATGGCACATTAGAGCTGAATGCTGAGGGCCTTACCGATACAGTGAACTCGAATTTTTCCACCTTCTCATCTATGCCACTGGCGGTGGCAGGCACTCGTTGGCAGTTGTTGGATCGGGTGGATGATGATTTTATTGCGCAGAATATTTGGCGTGGGGCTTGGTTGGTGCTGAGTTCTTTGCTGTTGCTGATCGTGCCGGTGTTGGGTCTATTGTGGTTGGTGGCTCGGGAGGAGCGGCGGCGTTTGGGGGTGGAGCAGAGTTTGGCTGACAGTCACCGCCGTCTTGAGCAGCGAGTGAGAGCGCGCACCGCTGAGTTGAGTTTTATGACCGCTCACGACCCGTTGACTCAGCTGTTGAATCGTCGGGAGTTGGAGTGGCGTTTAGAGCAGACTTTGCGCGAGGTTTACGCTAAAAAAAGTGAATGTGTACTTTGTGTTGTGGGGGTGGATCGTTTTAAGGTGGTCAATGAGACAGCCGGTCACTCGGCAGGCGACCAACTGCTCAAATTTTTAGCGCAGCATTTGTCGCAGGAGCAGCATGATGGGGATACCTTGGCGCGTTTGGGTGGGGATGAGTTTGCTCTTATTTTTCAGAATTGTTCGGCTTCGTTGGCAGTGAAGCAAGCCGCACAGCTGTGTCAAGGCATTCGGGAGCTGCCTTTTGCTTATCAAGGTCACATCTTTGATATCAGTGTCAGCGCGGGATTGGTGCTGATTAACGCCTATTCAAATGACAAAACCTCTTTGCTTTCACAGGCAGACAGAGCTTGTTATATCGCCAAGCAACAGGGACGCAATCAAGTTTACTTTTTTGACCCTGCTGAAGATAAACATCGCGGCAGAAGTACCTTGATGCGTCGCAGCCAAGATCTGGCTACGGCACTGACAACCGGAAATTTGGAGCTGTATTGTCAGCCGCTGCTCTCTTTGCAAGAAGGGGGTGGGCCGCCACGTTATGAAGCGTTGATTCGAATGCACGCTGAGGACGGTTCGTTGATTTTGCCCGATGAATTTATTCCCGCAGCAGAGCGTTTTGGGCGCATGTCGGAATTGGATTTTTGGGTTACAGAGAACGCGTTACAGGCCATGCAAGAGGGCAAAATACCGTTCTGTTTGGGGGTTAATTTATCCGCTCAGACCCTTGCCAATCCGGTCAATGTAACCTTGTTTGGGGATTTGCTGAAGCGGTACGGGGGTGTGCTCAACGCCTCTGTTTTGAGATCACAGAAAGTGCGGCGATGA